In Bacillus marinisedimentorum, the genomic stretch CCGAACGGCGCCAAACCACCCAAAATCAGCGCGCTAACGCCTGCATTCATCGTCAATCTTTAGAAACAAGGCCTAAACCTGCCTGCGCTAACAGAGAACTGGCCCGGCAATCTCAACTAAACAGGTCCGTTTAGCTTCAAAACTATACGCTTTACAATTTTGCAGTTTTAACAAGTCCATAAAAAACCTGTTGACGGTACAAGCCGCAAGTTGTTATAATCTGATTTAACTGAAATTACAAAATAATAGCTCTTATCCAGAGAGGTGGAGGGAATAGGCCCGATGAAACCCGGCAACCATCAAGTTCGCTTGATAAGGTGCCAAGTCCTACAGGTGATGGAACCTGAGAGATAAGGGAGGATCGTGCAAGCAAAGCCTCTTCTTACCGAAGAGGCTTTTTTTGTTCACGCAACTCCCGTAGAGGCCGAACGAATAATTCAGAAGAGGGAGTGGAGTGAATATGAGTACAGTAAATGTAGCTTTATTAGGACTGGGAACAGTGGGAACTGGCGTTTATGAAACGATTAAATCACATGAGGAGCAGCTTCAAGGGGTAATCGGGAAAAAGGTCAGCGTACAGGCGGTGCTCATTAAAGATGCATCAAAAAAACGTGATGTTGCCGGAGATGTGCTCGTTACGGACCGGTTTGAAGAAATTTTGGAACTGGGTACGATTGAGGTTGTTCTGGAAGCCACCGGCGGCCTGGAACCGGCGTTCACTTATTTGAAACAGGCACTCCAGAAAGGCTGCCATGTGATAACGGCAAACAAGGAAATGTATGCTTATCACGGTGAAGAACTTGAGATGATTGCCGCACAGCATGCGGTTTCCGTACGATTCGAGGCGACTGTAGCCGGAGGGGTGCCGATCATCCAAACGCTTCAGCACCTGGTCAATGTGAATCGGGTAAAAAAGATCCAGGGTATCCTTAACGGTACATCGAATTTCATCCTGACAACGATGAGGGAGGAGGGGCTGCCGTTTTCTGAAGCGCTGAAAATGGCACAGCACCTTGGATATGCAGAAGCTGATCCGACAAATGACATCGAAGGCTATGATGCTTTTTATAAGCTGATGATTTTAAGCAGGGTGTCGTACGGTATGCAGCCCGTCTGGAATGCAGTAGATCGTTCCGGAATTTCATTCATTACAAGTGAACAAATCCGGCTCGCTTCTGAAGTCGGGCTGAGATTTAAGCATATTGCGGAAATTGAATACGGGCCAGATGGTTTGAAAGGAACGGTGAAACCTGTATTGGTTGCAGATACGCATCCGTTTTATCATATCGAAGGTGTTGACAACGCGATCAATATCGAAGGTGACATCGTAGGGAACATCACGCTGCAGGGACCTGGAGCAGGAAAATTGCCGACAGCAAGTGCGATGATTGAGGATCTCGTCCAGGTGGTGAAAAACCGCCAGCCAATCACCGGCCCGCTTCATAGAGAGGTACCTGCTCATGCAGGCGGTGATGACTATCCGACATGGCTTTTGTTCAGTGAACATGGCTTTTCACATAAAGATCTGGCCGGCTTTAAATCGGCAAGCCTGCTGCATGAAAAGGCTGTAATTGTAAAGGCGGAAGCCGGGAAGCTGGAATCCTATTTTTCCGCAGCCAGGCCAGTCGCCGCTTATGCTGTCGAGGGCAATATCGCGCTTGAATCCCTGCCGCTTGCCAGCGGACTGCATTATAACTAAATACCATGATGACGAAAGGCCTTCCTGCAATGGGGAAGGCCTGTTTGCTGTGCTCATGTTAGTGTTATGTTCATGGAGAAATCAATTTCAAGCCGATTACTGAACATATGATCAGGCTAATGAAGAAAAGCCTCTTCCAGTTTCTTGATTCTCCAAATGCAGCCATTCCCAGAAGTGCGCTTCCGGCTGTTCCGATTCCGGTCCAAACAGCATACGCCGTTCCCATTGGGATGGTTTCCATCGCTTTTGATAGAAACAAGAAACTTAATAAAAATCCTGCCAGCAAAACGGAGTAAGAGGAAACACTTCTCTTGCTGTTAACAAGATTGATACCCAGTACACCGATTACTTCAAACATGCCTCCGATGATGAGAAAAAGCCAGTTCAACTGCTTTCAACCCCTTTCTCATCAGTTTGATCCGTGACAGTCTTCAAGCCGATGATTCCAATCAGGAGTACTGCCAGCAGGACCATCCTGATCCAGTTGAGGGGTTCATTGAAAAAGATGATTTCAGAAAAAACAGCGCCGACTGTCCCAATTCCGGTGAAAATGGCATAAACCGTTCCAGTCGGCAATTTGCTGGATGCCGCCATAAGGAAATAAAAACTGGCGTAAATCGCTATTGCGGTTGCGGACCATGCCAGCAAGCCGGAAGCATGTTTTAGCCCGATGACCCACATAACTTCAAAAATTCCGGCAAGCAGCACGAGCATCCAGTGGTTATTTTTCATGTGTCCGTTCAACTCCTGTAACATCTGTTCCTTCATTTAAAACAGTTTTCATTATACGCTATTTTGGCTTTGCGCGGCAAACGCAAGCGTATCCGAATTATTTATCTCTTTTCATATTCCCCTGTTGATCAAATTCGGCATGAAGGGCTTTATACAGTGAATAACACATTAAAAACAGAATCAGGGTAAATGGAACTGCCGCGACAAGGGACGCAGTTTCAAGGCCCTGGAGTCCGCTTGCACTTAGGAGCACAATCGCAATCGCTGCCTGGAGCACGCCCCAGATGATTTTGACTGGGTTACTCGGTGTCAGTTTCCCGCGCGACGTCATCATAGCAAGCACATACGTAGCTGAATCGGCTGATGTTGTAAGAAACGTGAAAATCAGAATGATTGTCACAATCGAAATGACCATGCTCATAGAAAAATTAGAAATGGTTTCAAAAAGAGCCGCGGGCACATTCCCGTCGACTGCCTGGGCAATATCCTGCCCTTGGAAAATATCCAGATGGAGCGCTGTTCCACCAAATACAGCCATCCACAGCATGGCAATAGCCGGCGGTACGAACATGGCAGCAAATATATACTCGCGAATCGTCCGGCCTCTGGATACACGTGCCACAAAAGAACCTACATATGGAGACCAGGCGATTGCCCATGCCCAGTAAAATAATGTCCATTCGCTGAGCCATTTGTTTTCATCCTGGTACGGTTTGAAATTGAAGCTCATCTCGAAAAAGTTTTGCATATAGTCACCTATTCCAAGCGCAAACACTTTCAAGATAAAAAAAGTGGGCCCGATAAACACGAAAAGGAGCATCAGCAGGCCTGCAATGGAAAGATTGGCTATACTCAAATACCGGATGCCTTTACTCAAACCGGTTGTTGTCGATGTGAGGTACATGGCAAGAAGTACGCCCATGATCATAATTTGGATGAACATGTTTTCCGGCATGCCGAATACTTCTTTCAGGCCTCCGTTTACTTGCAGTACACCGAGCCCAAGAGAGGTCGCCACTCCGATCGCTGTGGCGATGACTGCAAGAATATCAATGGCTGTTCTTACCGCCGGATATTTGCCTACACCAAAAACAGGGTCCATAAATGTGCTGATCAAAGCCGGTTTTTTCTTTCGGAACTGAAAATACGCAAGCGCAAGGCCGACAGTGGAGAAAACCGCCCACTGACTGATTCCCCAGTGGAAGAAGGAATATTGCATTGCCGTTCTGGCTGCTT encodes the following:
- a CDS encoding homoserine dehydrogenase, translating into MSTVNVALLGLGTVGTGVYETIKSHEEQLQGVIGKKVSVQAVLIKDASKKRDVAGDVLVTDRFEEILELGTIEVVLEATGGLEPAFTYLKQALQKGCHVITANKEMYAYHGEELEMIAAQHAVSVRFEATVAGGVPIIQTLQHLVNVNRVKKIQGILNGTSNFILTTMREEGLPFSEALKMAQHLGYAEADPTNDIEGYDAFYKLMILSRVSYGMQPVWNAVDRSGISFITSEQIRLASEVGLRFKHIAEIEYGPDGLKGTVKPVLVADTHPFYHIEGVDNAINIEGDIVGNITLQGPGAGKLPTASAMIEDLVQVVKNRQPITGPLHREVPAHAGGDDYPTWLLFSEHGFSHKDLAGFKSASLLHEKAVIVKAEAGKLESYFSAARPVAAYAVEGNIALESLPLASGLHYN
- a CDS encoding DMT family transporter, with protein sequence MNWLFLIIGGMFEVIGVLGINLVNSKRSVSSYSVLLAGFLLSFLFLSKAMETIPMGTAYAVWTGIGTAGSALLGMAAFGESRNWKRLFFISLIICSVIGLKLISP
- a CDS encoding DMT family transporter, with protein sequence MKEQMLQELNGHMKNNHWMLVLLAGIFEVMWVIGLKHASGLLAWSATAIAIYASFYFLMAASSKLPTGTVYAIFTGIGTVGAVFSEIIFFNEPLNWIRMVLLAVLLIGIIGLKTVTDQTDEKGVESS
- a CDS encoding BCCT family transporter — translated: MGGPIVEVSKITGHFKKNYVFWISTIFITAIVVWGAVLPAQFKKQAEAAFSFTVEAFGWLYMFAVFFLIIFGLFLAVSKYGDIKLGDNDSEPKYSFFTWIGMLFSAGFGVGLVFFGVAEPMQHFLKPPRDEIVSLSPEAARTAMQYSFFHWGISQWAVFSTVGLALAYFQFRKKKPALISTFMDPVFGVGKYPAVRTAIDILAVIATAIGVATSLGLGVLQVNGGLKEVFGMPENMFIQIMIMGVLLAMYLTSTTTGLSKGIRYLSIANLSIAGLLMLLFVFIGPTFFILKVFALGIGDYMQNFFEMSFNFKPYQDENKWLSEWTLFYWAWAIAWSPYVGSFVARVSRGRTIREYIFAAMFVPPAIAMLWMAVFGGTALHLDIFQGQDIAQAVDGNVPAALFETISNFSMSMVISIVTIILIFTFLTTSADSATYVLAMMTSRGKLTPSNPVKIIWGVLQAAIAIVLLSASGLQGLETASLVAAVPFTLILFLMCYSLYKALHAEFDQQGNMKRDK